The following proteins come from a genomic window of Metarhizium brunneum chromosome 2, complete sequence:
- the PRPS2 gene encoding Ribose-phosphate pyrophosphokinase 2 has protein sequence MLDQMANEIKLISGSSHPNLSAKVASRLGINVANTMSLNYSNQETSVSIGESVRDEDVFILQSTAPGDVNDGLMELLIMIHACRTASARRITAVIPNFPYARQDKKDKSRAPISAKLIANMLQVSGCNHVITMDLHASQIQGFFNVPVDNLYAEPSVLRWIRENLESENCVIVSPDAGGAKRATAIADRLNVGFALIHKERPRPNVVGRMVLVGDVQDKVAILVDDMADTCGTLVKAAETVNQHGAKEVYAIVTHGILSGKAIENINASCLAGLVVTNTVPLGDKTERCPKLKVIDVSATLAEAIRRTHNGESVSYLFTNAPV, from the exons ATGTTGGACCAAATGGCAAACGAAATCAAGCTCATTTCGGGGAGCTCTCACCCGAATCTGAGTGCCAAAGTCGCCAGTCG GCTGGGCATCAATGTCGCCAACACAATGAGTCTCAACTACTCAAATCAAGAGACTAGTGTGTCCATTGGAGAATCTGTCCGAGATGAAGACGTCTTCATCCTTCAGTCGACTGCCCCCGGAGACGTCAACGACGGGCTCATGGAATTGCTCATCATGATCCATGCTTGCCGGACTGCTTCCGCTCGTCGCATCACTGCCGTCATCCCCAACTTTCCTTATGCTcgccaggacaagaaggacaagtCGCGTGCGCCGATTAGTGCCAAACTCATTGCCAACATGCTGCAAGTCTCTGGTTGC AATCACGTCATTACCATGGACTTGCACGCCTCTCAGATTCAGGGCTTCTTCAACGTCCCTGTCGACAACCTCTATGCTGAGCCTTCCGTTCTTCGCTGGATCCGCGAGAATCTGGAGTCAGAAAACTGCGTCATCGTCTCCCCTGATGCCGGCGGTGCCAAGCGAGCCACTGCCATTGCTGACCGCTTGAATGTCGGGTTTGCTCTCATTCACAAAGAGCGACCTCGCCCCAATGTCGTTGGCCGCATGGTCCTGGTTGGCGATGTTCAGGACAAGGTTGCCATCCTGGTCGATGACATGGCTGATACGTGCGGCACC CTtgtcaaggctgccgagacTGTCAACCAGCACGGTGCCAAGGAGGTTTACGCTATTGTCACTCACGGCATTCTGAGTGGCAAGGCGATCGAGAACATCAACGCTTCCTGCCTTGCCGGCTTGGTTGTCACAAACA CCGTTCCTCTCGGTGATAAGACTGAAAGATGTCCCAAACTCAAGGTGATTGACGTCTCGGCTACTCTAGCAGAG GCTATCCGCCGCACACACAACGGTGAATCTGTTTCTTACCTCTTCACCAACGCTCCTGTTTAA
- the mon2 gene encoding Protein MON2 has product MTTQLLANELANLIHESKRKHNDLRQAAEKSLEELKQLGSVSEQAAPELLSQKPNFVNPFIIACGTKNAKFTAIAIVCLQRLIVAKALPKSKLNQVLEALMQASSAGLDVQLKILQALPSLLQNYSAELNGNLLVTALNICFILQSSKNAIVNNTSAATLQQLVVSVFDKVVSEDKNGPDAPVVGEAASADGTVQLRAAALDAYRIFNDLCLMTENQRPEFLRFSSLPQTFGLELIEPVITNHASVFTTHAEQAHILRVRVMPLIVSALKGRPSFATTVRLVRILYTMLRRHIDILPKECGDALEILTHLLDQDSALWKRALCMEVFRSIFSDYVLVRKIFSLYDDKKGERNIIKTLAATFVRLSTEKPAVIGLGHQSTMPMSDPSTNLAQSTDHAMLEAGMSGIISSSINSEASNTGISTQWSSIRVPCIDQLDKTDPPSIPESYVYSLILSCLSSLSDGLAKFILPLTVPSESRSRRKASKHDSGRDSPASSDLPEKKLAGLERTASFKKNPVPVNPLQLKDHPMYPDIKICAAIVDECWPAILATFSTFLYASLDSEYYHSLVRSFQRFAHVSGLLQLTTPRDAFLSTLGKSAVPPNLLTACMNSGQPKSVAPSTPSDTANTLFSNARGLLSVETLTPASPSAEKQRNASFDAAAVSLNTRNLLCLRALLNLGIALGPTLGSAWGIIFETLQQADFVLFATGKAPGRTPSIGRGAEHGGDSDSLMANFNNEIRSVETAASRLIESTVDFPNAPFVEVVEAVCNLLEQNLPEKPEAGDSASPSPIESSQKQLGHGHRRVLSFSTTVSASPNQEFLFALAKLGEIANVNLERLLMNNPAASGWNILTNEIIHALDSPVLGAHVRVKAAETLSRFILEAATATTSIPKDSRGPVQLRLLSSLRDALTTLNQNARSASVASVATDIEVHRIILEGLKSLIEGCGESLVSGWDIAFDIIGSGFVTSNAIQERRRGPEAGLLSTRSPKLTRSAFGSLQLICSDFLSSLPNSCFLILVDTLYKFCSQDDDLNIALTTVTFFWVLSDFLSAKENSLEIRADLLNGSDESELERKAADHTQKGSDAALWMLLLLRLATVASDERLDLRNSAIQTLLRIFDANGGRLNPEAWSICIKSVIFKLLCSLEEELDAASNDDVNERDKVDWHGTAVVVLDGISGLLANHIDVLTAHPSFNQLWRELLGHFATLLDFKVLEINTAAFKALSHVLSQTGDNKKPIFNKMTVEFAWDLWSRGIPTSKAVGDKAEDNQNCLVAYVAALRDVYNLIQEDLTVETVRRMLTLLRQTVEEASVSTHVSDIEHATSLQTQTLAAVQMIRTDVEGVISAVIKQVSEFVTLAYKRELYVSGSKRTYVAMSKASMKLVETLILNHASEEDIYNSGAFSDALSALHKPIALKYDFPISTKSVQPWRLATSSVLSVLEATLPKIRALGIPSNTVREIWVAVVGVADGILSAECDESADGASFDEDETFDISSFRSLRALIIPSLGADDIPDKTRKSYAESLFKNSIIHNFTHTEQEFPDKEDKYGLHSLYAPRPGRTVAIPPTQRRRMAYVAFDELFSLVSAQDPLESTASEPMKQKSRKNKQVEQEEMVSTLRNRIASIAAPFLILRCALTIRAYVADQPLRGQMPQPLSQRKELVWTLTKLVELESRGEAIPSLEKARGERRKHLLRLYPLLVRALGVGGDDTILRLLGEALEAVGSELGII; this is encoded by the exons ATGACGACGCAACTGCTCGCCAACGAGTTGGCGAACCTCATACACGAGAGCAAGAGGAAGCATAATGACTTGAGACAG GCGGCTGAAAAGTCTCTTGAGGAGCTCAAGCAGCTTGGCAGCGTATCTGAGCAAGCAGCCCCAGAAT TGCTCTCGCAAAAACCCAACTTTGTCAACCCCTTCATCATAGCATGCGGGACGAAAAACGCAAAGTtcaccgccatcgccattgtATGCCTCCAGCGGCTCATCGTCGCCAAGGCATTGCCCAAGTCCAAGCTCAACCAAGTCCTGGAGGCGTTGATGCAGGCGTCTTCTGCTGGGCTAGATGTTCAGCTCAAGATTCTGCAGGCTctgccgtctttgctgcAGAACTACTCTGCCGAGTTGAATGGGAATTTGCTAGTGACAGCGTTGAACATTTGCTTCATTTTGCAAAGTAGCAAGAATGCGATTGTGAATAATACAAGTGCCGCAACGCTGCAGCAGTTGGTTGTTTCGGTATTTGATAAGGTTGTTTCAGAAGATA AGAATGGACCAGATGCTCCGGTGGTTGGTGAAGCGGCCTCTGCGGATGGGACGGTTCAGCTTCGTGCAGCGGCCCTTGATGCATACAGA ATCTTCAACGACCTATGCCTCATGACTGAGAACCAGAGACCCGAGTTCTTGAGATTCTCGAGCCTTCCACAAACCTTCGGGCTGGAGCTGATTGAGCCTGTTATAACAAATCACGCCTCTGTGTTCACTACACACGCTGAGCAGGCCCATATTCTTCGCGTCAGAGTAATGCCTCTCATTGTCAGCGCTCTCAAGGGCAGGCCTTCCTTTGCTACCACAGTCAGGCTTGTCCGCATTCTGTACACAATGCTGCGAAGACACATCGACATTTTGCCAAAGGAATGCGGTGACGCTCTGGAAATCCTCACACACCTACTGGACCAGGATTCGGCATTGTGGAAGAGAGCACTCTGCATGGAAGTATTCAGAAGCATATTTAGCGACTACGTCTTGGTCCGAAAGATATTCTCCCTATATGATGACAAAAAGGGGGAGAGGAATATCATCAAGACACTGGCTGCAACCTTTGTTAGGCTAAGCACAGAAAAGCCTGCGGTAATCGGGCTTGGCCATCAGTCTACCATGCCAATGTCTGATCCGTCGACAAATCTTGCTCAATCCACAGATCACGCGATGCTTGAGGCCGGCATGAGTGGTATAATTAGTAGCTCCATCAATTCTGAAGCTTCAAACACGGGCATCAGCACTCAATGGAGCTCTATTAGAGTACCTTGCATTGACCAACTTGACAAGACCGACCCGCCGTCCATCCCCGAATCATACGTCTACAGTCTGATTCTGTCGTGTCTCTCATCTTTATCTGACGGTTTGGCCAAGTTTATCCTACCCCTTACGGTCCCTAGCGagagccgcagccgccgcaaGGCCTCGAAGCACGATTCTGGTCGAGACTCTCCCGCGTCTTCTGATCTGCCGGAAAAGAAATTAGCAGGCTTAGAGCGGACAGCTTCTTTTAAAAAGAATCCGGTTCCCGTCAATCCGCTTCAACTTAAAGATCACCCAATGTACCCGGACATCAAAATTTGCGCCGCCATTGTTGATGAATGCTGGCCTGCCATTCTTGCAACGTTCTCTACATTCTTATACGCTTCTCTCGATTCCGAGTATTATCACAGCCTGGTGCGATCGTTTCAGAGATTTGCCCATGTATCTGGCCTGCTGCAGCTTACTACTCCTAGAGACGCCTTCTTGTCAACACTGGGCAAGTCTGCTGTGCCGCCTAATTTGCTCACTGCTTGTATGAACTCGGGCCAGCCCAAATCTGTGGCGCCCAGCACCCCGTCTGACACGGCAAACACACTCTTCAGCAATGCCCGTGGTCTTTTAAGTGTTGAGACATTAACGCCGGCCTCTCCTTCAGCAGAAAAGCAACGGAATGCCTCCTTTGACGCCGCCGCAGTGTCGTTGAACACTCGGAATCTACTCTGTTTGCGAGCCCTTCTCAACCTCGGGATTGCGCTTGGCCCAACCTTGGGCTCAGCATGGGGCATCATCTTTGAGACCTTGCAACAGGCAGATTTCGTATTGTTTGCCACTGGCAAGGCACCTGGTCGAACCCCGTCCATTGGCCGCGGAGCCGAGCACGGCGGTGATTCCGATTCATTAATGGCCAATTTCAACAATGAGATAAGATCTGTTGAAACTGCTGCCTCGCGATTGATCGAAAGCACTGTTGACTTCCCCAACGCTCCTTTCGTCGAAGTAGTCGAAGCGGTGTGTAATCTCCTTGAGCAAAACCTTCCAGAGAAACCGGAAGCGGGTGACTCTGCTTCTCCGTCACCCATCGAGTCCTCGCAGAagcagcttggccatggccaccgccGCGTGTTGAGCTTTTCCACCACTGTTTCGGCATCGCCAAATCAAGAATTTTTGTTCGCACTGGCCAAACTGGGTGAAATCGCGAATGTGAACTTGGAAAGGCTTCTGATGAATAACCCAGCGGCATCGGGTTGGAATATCTTGACAAACGAGATCATCCACGCACTTGATTCCCCCGTTCTAGGCGCCCATGTGAGGGTTAAAGCTGCAGAGACGCTCTCCCGCTTTATCCTCGAAGCAGCTACGGCAACAACGTCGATACCGAAAGACAGCAGGGGTCCGGTGCAGCTAAGGCTGCTTTCATCCTTGCGGGATGCACTGACAACTCTTAACCAGAACGCTCGCTCTGCATCAGTAGCCAGTGTGGCGACAGACATTGAGGTTCACAGAATCATCCTGGAAGGTTTAAAGAGTTTGATCGAGGGCTGTGGCGAGAGTCTGGTGAGTGGCTGGGATATTGCGTTCGACATCATTGGCAGCGGATTCGTGACCTCGAATGCTATTCAGGAACGTAGACGGGGTCCAGAGGCCGGATTGCTCTCCACACGATCACCCAAGCTGACTCGATCGGCGTTCGGCTCATTGCAGCTTATTTGCTCGGACTTTTTGTCCTCTCTTCCTAATTCCTGCTTCTTGATTCTGGTGGATACGTTGTACAAGTTTTGCTCCCAGGACGATGATCTTAACATTGCGCTAACG ACGGTCACTTTCTTCTGGGTATTGTCAGATTTTCTTTCTGCAAAAGAAAATTCTCTAGAGATCAGAGCGGATCTATTGAATGGATCTGACGAGTCCGAGCTAGAAAGAAAGGCAGCAGATCACACACAAAAGGGCTCAGATGCTGCCTTATGGATGCTACTACTTCTCAGATTAGCCACAGTCGCCTCGGATGAGCGTCTTGACTTGCGAAATTCAGCCATTCAAACATTGTTGAGAATCTTTGATGCAAATGGCGGCCGCCTTAATCCGGAGGCTTGGTCAATATGCATCAAGTCGGTCATTTTCAAACTTCTTTGTTCCCTAGAGGAAGAGCTTGACGCTGCATCTAACGACGACGTAAATGAAAGGGACAAGGTGGACTGGCACGGCACTGCTGTCGTGGTTCTTGATGGTATTTCCGGCCTTCTCGCCAATCACATCGATGTTCTCACAGCTCATCCGTCATTCAATCAGCTTTGGCGAGAACTTCTTGGGCATTTTGCCACCTTGCTTGATTTCAAGGTTCTTGAGATCAATACTGCTGCTTTTAAGGCCCTGAGTCATGTTCTCTCACAAACTGGAGACAACAAGAAACCAATCTTCAATAAGATGACGGTTGAGTTCGCATGGGACTTGTGGTCAAGGGGCATTCCGACCTCAAAAGCGGTGGGCGACAAAGCAGAAGACAATCAAAACTGCTTGGTTGCGTACGTCGCGGCACTGCGAGATGTCTACAATCTAATTCAAGAAGATTTGACTGTTGAAACTGTAAGACGCATGCTTACCTTGTTGCGTCAGACTGTGGAAGAAGCTTCAGTTAGTACACATGTTTCAGACATTGAGCATGCTACGAGTCTGCAGACTCAAACACTGGCAGCTGTTCAAATGATTCGAACTGATGTGGAGGGCGTGATATCAGCCGTGATTAAACAAGTGTCAGAGTTTGTCACACTGGCGTACAAACGAGAGCTTTATGTCTCTGGCTCGAAACGCACCTacgtggccatgtccaaggccAGTATGAAGCTTGTCGAGACTCTGATATTGAACCACGCGTCTGAAGAGGACATTTATAATAGTGGTGCGTTTTCGGATGCGCTGTCAGCTCTTCATAAGCCAATTGCTTTGAAATACGACTTCCCCATCTCTACAAAATCAGTCCAGCCTTGGAGACTAGCAACCTCGTCAGTGCTGTCCGTACTGGAGGCTACACTCCCAAAAATAAGGGCGCTAGGAATTCCCAGCAACACTGTTCGGGAAATTTGGgttgccgtcgtcggtgtGGCAGATGGTATTCTCAGTGCGGAGTGCGATGAGAGTGCCGATGGAGCATcctttgacgaggacgaaacGTTTGACATTTCATCGTTCCGCAGCCTTCGAGCCCTCATAATTCCATCTCTTGGCGCAGATGATATTCCCGATAAAACCAGAAAATCATATGCCGAGAGCCTCTTTAAGAATTCCATCATTCACAATTTCACACATACAGAACAAGAATTCCCAGACAAAGAGGACAAATATGGCCTACACTCCCTTTACGCGCCGAGGCCAGGTCGTACGGTCGCAATTCCGCCCACGCAACGGAGGAGGATGGCCTATGTTGCTTTCGACGAGCTCTTCTCCTTGGTGTCCGCCCAAGACCCTCTAGAGTCAACAGCCTCCGAACCCATGAAACAAAAATCAAGGAAAAATAAACAAGTTGAACAAGAGGAAATGGTATCCACACTTCGAAACCGCATCGCCAGCATAGCAGCACCATTTCTCATTCTCCGATGCGCACTAACCATTCGCGCCTACGTCGCTGACCAGCCACTACGTGGACAGATGCCACAACCACTCAGTCAGCGCAAGGAACTAGTCTGGACATTGACGAAGCTTGTAGAGCTTGAAAGCCGTGGTGAGGCTATTCCTTCGCTAGAGAAGGCTAGAGGCGAAAGAAGGAAGCACCTTTTGCGGCTTTATCCCTTGTTGGTAAGAGCATTAGGCGTCGGCGGAGATGACACGATCTTGAGATTACTGGGAGAGGCGTTGGAGGCTGTTGGCAGTGAGTTGGGGATCATTTAG